TCGTCCCGTCCTCCGCCGTCGCACAATGGGACGAGGTCGAGATCGGGTCGCAGGAACTCACGCCGTCGATCCACGTGCTCACCGGCCGTGGCGGCAACATGGCCGTGTGCGTGGGTGACGAAGGCGTCTTCCTCGTCGACGACCAGTACGCGCCCCTCACCGACAGGATCCGCGCGAAGATCGCAGAGATCCACGACGGCCCCGTTCGCTTCGTCCTGAACACCCACTGGCACGGTGATCACACCGGCGGCAACGAGAACTTCGGCGAGACGGGATCGTTGATCGTCGCGCACGACAACGTTCGTGCTCGCATGGCGATCGAGAACGTGTCGACGATCTGGGATCGCACCACCCCGCCGTCGCCCGAAGGTGCCCTGCCGGTGGTGACCTTCAACGACGAGGTCACCTTCCACGTGAACGGCGAGACCGTGCACTGCTTCCACGTGGCGAACGCCCACACCGACGGCGACGCCGTCGTCCACTTCGTCGATGCCGACGTCATCCACATGGGCGACGTGTACTTCAACGGACTCTACCCGTTCATCGATACCGACAGCGGGGGCAGCATCGACGGCATGATCGCCGCCGTCGAACGGGTCATGGCTCTGTGCACACCCGAGACCGTCCTGATCGCGGGCCACGGTCCGGTGGGCGACCTCGATTCGCTCCGCGCCTACCATGACATGCTGGTCCGGATCCGCGCCCGCACGAACGCGCTGATCCGCCAGGGGGCGGACCTCGACGCGGTGATCGCCGCGGCGCCGACCGCGGAGTGGGACGCCGAGTGGGGGCAGACCTGGATCGACGGCGAAAAGTTCATCGAGATCGTGTTCGGCGACCTCGCGGGCCGAGCCCCGTCGTCGGATTGACCGCCCCGACGTCGCGGACGTAGCAAGGGCCCGTCCGGTCGGACGGGCCCTCGCGTTCCGGGCGCGAGCTCGGCGCCACGATCAGTTGAAGCGCTCCCCGACCTCTTCCAGGCGACGCTCGGTGCGCTCGATCAGCTTGCCGAACTTCCGCTCGTCCATTCCCAGGGCGCCGAGGGCCGGCGCGAAGTCCTCGTCCTCGGGAACGGTGTCGTGGGTGCCGCGTCCGAGGCGCGCGGCGACCAGGTCGGCGAGGTGGACGATCCACGGGACGTGTTCCAGCCCCTCCTCGTCGCCACACTCCTCCGGCTCGTGGTGATACTGGATCCCCACGCAGATGCTGCGGGGGAGCTTCCAGTGCGCCGCGATCAGTCCGCCCAGCTCGGCGTGGTTCACGTTCAGGACCTCGGTCTCGGCCTCGGGACCCGACCGGCCACCGTCGGACCGCGCACGCTCGAGGAATTCCTGGATGTCCCGGTCGAGGAACCGACCCAGGACCAGCTTGCCCACGTCGTGCAGGAGAGCGGCGGTGAACGTCTCCGGCGGTACCGTGAACGACGGTAGCCCGATCATGGACTCCGCGGCCAACGCTGCGGCCACCGAGTGCTCCCACAACCGCCCCTCGGACAGGTCGTAGGCCGGCACCGCTCCCAACATCCGGGTCCGCACGCCGGCGGCGACGGCCATCGAGAGGACGGCTCCGGTCCCGAGGCGGATCACGGCCCGATCGACGGTGGTGATCGCGTTCACCGACCCACTCGACGCGGAATTGGCCACCCGCAGGACCTTCACGGTCAGGGCCTGGTCGAGCGAGATCGCCTCGACGATCTCCTTCATCTCGGAGTTCGGATCCGCCACCAGCCGGGCCAGGCGCGACGCCGTGGCGGGCAGGGGCTCGAGGTCCTGGGCCTGCAGGATCAGCTGATCGTGCTCGAGGACTTCCATCGGTCGCTCCGGTCGCCGGAAGATTGATTCAGGAATCGGGGGCTCCCGACCCGCTCGGTTGGGGTATCGGCAGCCTACGCCATGATTTGAAGCACGGATCGTTCCCGGCCGCACCGGATCGCGTCCCATCTGTCAACTCGTTGCGAAACCTGGAGTTGAACGTGCTGTGAACGGTGCACGGCTGATGCGGCTGCATCACGGGGATCGTGATCTCGACATTCCAGTGGCGCGCCGTGGGTGAATTCCCTACTCTCAGCACCGGCGATCAGCGAAAACAAAGTCAAGACAGCGACTTCGGCCGCTCACCGGCCGCCGGAACCCCCGGTCCGCGCTCGCTCGCGCACCCCCGCCCCGGCCGGTCGATCGTGATGGCCCCCTTGGTCGCGGAGCTGCGGTCGTCGGTCCGCCTTCCACCGTGTGCGGGGTCCTCCACGTATGTCGCAGTTGTTCCACCACAGTACCAACGCGCTGGCCCGCTTCTCCCTGTTCGGCGGCGTCGTGATCCTGGCCGGCCTCGGCTATCTCGGATGGGTCTGGGCCCACTCGTCCTACATGACGGGTGAGAGCGTGGTCCTGAACCAGCCCGTCCCGTTCAGCCACGACCACCACACGGCGGGCCTGGGCATCGACTGCCGCTACTGCCACACCTCGGTCGAGGAATCCAGTTCCGCGGGGATCCCGCCCGTCCAGACCTGCATGAACTGCCACAACATCATGTGGAACCGCGAGGACATGCTCGCGCCCGTGCGCGACGCCTACCGCGCCGGCGAGTCGATCCCGTGGAATCGGGTGTACGACCTGCCCGACTACGTCTACTTCGATCACAGCATCCACGTGAACAAGGGTATCGGCTGTGAGACCTGCCACGGTCGGGTCGATCGTCAGCCGCTGATCCAGCAGGCGGAATCGCTGCAGATGAAGTGGTGCCTGGAGTGCCACAACAGTCCCGAGCAGTTCATCCGCCCTCGTGACGAGGTCCTGACCATGGGGTACGAACCCGAGGGAGACCCCGCCGAGCTCGCGCATCGGTTGATCGAGGAGTACGACGTGGCGCCGGGCATCGACTGCGGCGTCTGCCATCGTTGAACCATGCGCGCTGGAAGCCCTGAAACGGCCACCGATCCTGGAGATCCCATGA
The Candidatus Krumholzibacteriia bacterium DNA segment above includes these coding regions:
- a CDS encoding MBL fold metallo-hydrolase, with amino-acid sequence MQSIRAAASGLVLAAGLAAVCLVPSSAVAQWDEVEIGSQELTPSIHVLTGRGGNMAVCVGDEGVFLVDDQYAPLTDRIRAKIAEIHDGPVRFVLNTHWHGDHTGGNENFGETGSLIVAHDNVRARMAIENVSTIWDRTTPPSPEGALPVVTFNDEVTFHVNGETVHCFHVANAHTDGDAVVHFVDADVIHMGDVYFNGLYPFIDTDSGGSIDGMIAAVERVMALCTPETVLIAGHGPVGDLDSLRAYHDMLVRIRARTNALIRQGADLDAVIAAAPTAEWDAEWGQTWIDGEKFIEIVFGDLAGRAPSSD
- a CDS encoding HDOD domain-containing protein, producing MEVLEHDQLILQAQDLEPLPATASRLARLVADPNSEMKEIVEAISLDQALTVKVLRVANSASSGSVNAITTVDRAVIRLGTGAVLSMAVAAGVRTRMLGAVPAYDLSEGRLWEHSVAAALAAESMIGLPSFTVPPETFTAALLHDVGKLVLGRFLDRDIQEFLERARSDGGRSGPEAETEVLNVNHAELGGLIAAHWKLPRSICVGIQYHHEPEECGDEEGLEHVPWIVHLADLVAARLGRGTHDTVPEDEDFAPALGALGMDERKFGKLIERTERRLEEVGERFN
- a CDS encoding cytochrome c3 family protein — its product is MSQLFHHSTNALARFSLFGGVVILAGLGYLGWVWAHSSYMTGESVVLNQPVPFSHDHHTAGLGIDCRYCHTSVEESSSAGIPPVQTCMNCHNIMWNREDMLAPVRDAYRAGESIPWNRVYDLPDYVYFDHSIHVNKGIGCETCHGRVDRQPLIQQAESLQMKWCLECHNSPEQFIRPRDEVLTMGYEPEGDPAELAHRLIEEYDVAPGIDCGVCHR